One Myotis daubentonii chromosome 3, mMyoDau2.1, whole genome shotgun sequence genomic window carries:
- the MTF2 gene encoding metal-response element-binding transcription factor 2 isoform X1: MRDSTGAGNSLVHKRSPLRRNQKTPTSLTKLSLQDGYKVKKPACKFEEGQDVLARWSDGLFYLGTIKKINILKQSCFIIFEDSSKSWVLWKDIQTGATGSGEMVCTICQEEYSEAPNEMVICDKCGQGYHQLCHTPHIDSSVIDSDEKWLCRQCVFATTTKRGGALKKGPNAKALQVMKQTLPYSVADLEWDAGHKTNVQQCYCYCGGPGDWYLKMLQCCKCKQWFHEACVQCLQKPMLFGDRFYTFICSVCSSGPEYLKRLPLQWVDIAHLCLYNLSVIHKKKYFDSELELMTYINENWDRLHPGERGRKRDRELETSMREKHQSAASCTPPTGDVPATKLADTPKSERYEHVLEALNDYKTMFMSGKEIKKKKHLFGLRIRVPPVPPNVAFKAEKEPEGTSHEFKIKGRKASKPMSDSREVSNGIEKKGKKKSVGRPPGPYTRKMIQKTAEPSLDKESISENPTLDLPCSIGRTEGSAHSSNTSDVEFTGASSAKETTSSSIARHYGLSDSRKRTRTGRSWPAAIPHLRRRRGRLPRRALQTQNSEIVKDDEGKEDYQFDELNTEILNNLADQELQLTHLKNSITSYFGAAGRIACGEKYRVLARRVTLDGKVQYLVEWEGATAS; this comes from the exons AGACTCTACAGGGGCAGGTAATTCACTGGTCCACAAGCGGTCTCCTTTACGTCGAAACCAAAAGACCCCAACATCCTTGACCAAGCTGTCTTTACAGGATGGATATAAAGTCAAAAAGCCAGCATGTAAATTTGAAGAGGGTCAGGATGTCCTAGCTAGATGGTCAGATGGCTTGTTTTATCTTGGAACTATCAAAAAG ATAAACATATTGAAACAGAGCTGCTTCATCATTTTTGAAGACAGTTCTAAATCCTGGGTtctctggaaggacatccaaacAG gaGCCACTGGAAGTGGGGAAATGGTCTGTACAATATGTCAGGAAGAGTATTCAGAAGCTCCCAATGAAATGGTTATATGTGATAAGTGTGGCCAAG GATATCATCAGTTGTGTCACACACCTCACATTGATTCCAGTGTGATTGATTCAGATGAAAAATGGCTCTGTCGACAGTGTGtttttgcaacaacaacaaag AGGGGTGGTGCGCTTAAGAAAGGACCAAATGCCAAAGCATTGCAAGTCATGAAGCAGACATTACCCTATAGTGTGGCAGACCTTGAATGGGATGCAGGTCATAAAACCAATGTCCAGCAATGTTACTGCTATTGTGGAGGCCCTGGAGA CTGGTATTTAAAGATGCTACAGTGCTGCAAATGTAAGCAGTGGTTTCACGAGGCTTGTGTGCAATGCCTTCAAAAGCCAATGTTATTTGGAGACAG gttttatacatttatttgctCTGTCTGCAGTTCTGGACCTGAATACCTCAAACGTCTACCATTACAGTG GGTAGATATAGCACACTTATGCCTTTACAACCTAAGTGTTATTCACAAGAAGAAATACTTTGATTCTGAACTTGAGCTTATGACATACATTAATGAAAACTGGGATAGATTGCACCCTGGAGAG agaggaaggaagagggacagagaattagaaacatcaatgagagagaaacatcaatcagctgcctcctgcacaccccctactggggatgtgcctgcaaccaag CTGGCAGACACACCAAAATCTGAAAGATATGAGCATGTTCTGGAGGCATTAAATGATTACAAGACCAT gtttATGTctgggaaagaaataaagaagaagaagcatTTGTTTGGGTTGCGAATTCGTGTTCCTCCTGTGCCACCAAATGTGGCTTTCAAAGCAGAGAAAGAACCTGAAGGAACATCCcatgaatttaaaattaaaggcaGAAAGGCATCCAAACCTATGTCTGATTCAAG ggaAGTAAGCAATGgcatagaaaaaaaaggaaagaaaaaatctgTAGGTCGTCCACCTGGTCCATATACAAGAAAAATGATTCAGAAAACTGCTGAGCCGTCTTTG GATAAGGAATCAATTTCAGAAAATCCTACCTTGGATTTACCTTGTTCTATAGG GAGAACTGAGGGATCTGCACATTCATCTAATACCTCAGATGTGGAATTCACGGGTGCTTCCAGTGCAAAAGAAACTACCTCGTCTAGCATTGCCAGGCATTATGG tTTATCtgactccagaaaaagaactcgTACAGGAAGATCTTGGCCTGCTGCGATCCCTCATTTACGGAGGCGGAGGGGTCGTCTTCCAAGAAGAGCACTccagactcagaactcagaaatTGTAAAAGACGATGAAGGCAAAGAGGATTACCAATTTGATGAACTCAACACAGAGATTTTGAATAACTTAGCAGATCAGGAGTTACAACTCACTCATCTAAAAAACTCCATTACCAGTTATTTTGGTGCTGCAGGTAGAATAGCATGTGGTGAAAAATACCGAGTGTTGGCTCGTCGGGTGACACTTGATGGAAAGGTGCAGTATCTTGTGGAATGGGAAGGAGCAACTGCATCCTGA
- the MTF2 gene encoding metal-response element-binding transcription factor 2 isoform X3 — protein MRPIFPEDALCETLLWKLMLPRDSTGAGNSLVHKRSPLRRNQKTPTSLTKLSLQDGYKVKKPACKFEEGQDVLARWSDGLFYLGTIKKINILKQSCFIIFEDSSKSWVLWKDIQTGATGSGEMVCTICQEEYSEAPNEMVICDKCGQGYHQLCHTPHIDSSVIDSDEKWLCRQCVFATTTKRGGALKKGPNAKALQVMKQTLPYSVADLEWDAGHKTNVQQCYCYCGGPGDWYLKMLQCCKCKQWFHEACVQCLQKPMLFGDRFYTFICSVCSSGPEYLKRLPLQWVDIAHLCLYNLSVIHKKKYFDSELELMTYINENWDRLHPGELADTPKSERYEHVLEALNDYKTMEVSNGIEKKGKKKSVGRPPGPYTRKMIQKTAEPSLDKESISENPTLDLPCSIGRTEGSAHSSNTSDVEFTGASSAKETTSSSIARHYGLSDSRKRTRTGRSWPAAIPHLRRRRGRLPRRALQTQNSEIVKDDEGKEDYQFDELNTEILNNLADQELQLTHLKNSITSYFGAAGRIACGEKYRVLARRVTLDGKVQYLVEWEGATAS, from the exons AGACTCTACAGGGGCAGGTAATTCACTGGTCCACAAGCGGTCTCCTTTACGTCGAAACCAAAAGACCCCAACATCCTTGACCAAGCTGTCTTTACAGGATGGATATAAAGTCAAAAAGCCAGCATGTAAATTTGAAGAGGGTCAGGATGTCCTAGCTAGATGGTCAGATGGCTTGTTTTATCTTGGAACTATCAAAAAG ATAAACATATTGAAACAGAGCTGCTTCATCATTTTTGAAGACAGTTCTAAATCCTGGGTtctctggaaggacatccaaacAG gaGCCACTGGAAGTGGGGAAATGGTCTGTACAATATGTCAGGAAGAGTATTCAGAAGCTCCCAATGAAATGGTTATATGTGATAAGTGTGGCCAAG GATATCATCAGTTGTGTCACACACCTCACATTGATTCCAGTGTGATTGATTCAGATGAAAAATGGCTCTGTCGACAGTGTGtttttgcaacaacaacaaag AGGGGTGGTGCGCTTAAGAAAGGACCAAATGCCAAAGCATTGCAAGTCATGAAGCAGACATTACCCTATAGTGTGGCAGACCTTGAATGGGATGCAGGTCATAAAACCAATGTCCAGCAATGTTACTGCTATTGTGGAGGCCCTGGAGA CTGGTATTTAAAGATGCTACAGTGCTGCAAATGTAAGCAGTGGTTTCACGAGGCTTGTGTGCAATGCCTTCAAAAGCCAATGTTATTTGGAGACAG gttttatacatttatttgctCTGTCTGCAGTTCTGGACCTGAATACCTCAAACGTCTACCATTACAGTG GGTAGATATAGCACACTTATGCCTTTACAACCTAAGTGTTATTCACAAGAAGAAATACTTTGATTCTGAACTTGAGCTTATGACATACATTAATGAAAACTGGGATAGATTGCACCCTGGAGAG CTGGCAGACACACCAAAATCTGAAAGATATGAGCATGTTCTGGAGGCATTAAATGATTACAAGACCAT ggaAGTAAGCAATGgcatagaaaaaaaaggaaagaaaaaatctgTAGGTCGTCCACCTGGTCCATATACAAGAAAAATGATTCAGAAAACTGCTGAGCCGTCTTTG GATAAGGAATCAATTTCAGAAAATCCTACCTTGGATTTACCTTGTTCTATAGG GAGAACTGAGGGATCTGCACATTCATCTAATACCTCAGATGTGGAATTCACGGGTGCTTCCAGTGCAAAAGAAACTACCTCGTCTAGCATTGCCAGGCATTATGG tTTATCtgactccagaaaaagaactcgTACAGGAAGATCTTGGCCTGCTGCGATCCCTCATTTACGGAGGCGGAGGGGTCGTCTTCCAAGAAGAGCACTccagactcagaactcagaaatTGTAAAAGACGATGAAGGCAAAGAGGATTACCAATTTGATGAACTCAACACAGAGATTTTGAATAACTTAGCAGATCAGGAGTTACAACTCACTCATCTAAAAAACTCCATTACCAGTTATTTTGGTGCTGCAGGTAGAATAGCATGTGGTGAAAAATACCGAGTGTTGGCTCGTCGGGTGACACTTGATGGAAAGGTGCAGTATCTTGTGGAATGGGAAGGAGCAACTGCATCCTGA
- the MTF2 gene encoding metal-response element-binding transcription factor 2 isoform X4, which produces MVCTICQEEYSEAPNEMVICDKCGQGYHQLCHTPHIDSSVIDSDEKWLCRQCVFATTTKRGGALKKGPNAKALQVMKQTLPYSVADLEWDAGHKTNVQQCYCYCGGPGDWYLKMLQCCKCKQWFHEACVQCLQKPMLFGDRFYTFICSVCSSGPEYLKRLPLQWVDIAHLCLYNLSVIHKKKYFDSELELMTYINENWDRLHPGERGRKRDRELETSMREKHQSAASCTPPTGDVPATKLADTPKSERYEHVLEALNDYKTMFMSGKEIKKKKHLFGLRIRVPPVPPNVAFKAEKEPEGTSHEFKIKGRKASKPMSDSREVSNGIEKKGKKKSVGRPPGPYTRKMIQKTAEPSLDKESISENPTLDLPCSIGRTEGSAHSSNTSDVEFTGASSAKETTSSSIARHYGLSDSRKRTRTGRSWPAAIPHLRRRRGRLPRRALQTQNSEIVKDDEGKEDYQFDELNTEILNNLADQELQLTHLKNSITSYFGAAGRIACGEKYRVLARRVTLDGKVQYLVEWEGATAS; this is translated from the exons ATGGTCTGTACAATATGTCAGGAAGAGTATTCAGAAGCTCCCAATGAAATGGTTATATGTGATAAGTGTGGCCAAG GATATCATCAGTTGTGTCACACACCTCACATTGATTCCAGTGTGATTGATTCAGATGAAAAATGGCTCTGTCGACAGTGTGtttttgcaacaacaacaaag AGGGGTGGTGCGCTTAAGAAAGGACCAAATGCCAAAGCATTGCAAGTCATGAAGCAGACATTACCCTATAGTGTGGCAGACCTTGAATGGGATGCAGGTCATAAAACCAATGTCCAGCAATGTTACTGCTATTGTGGAGGCCCTGGAGA CTGGTATTTAAAGATGCTACAGTGCTGCAAATGTAAGCAGTGGTTTCACGAGGCTTGTGTGCAATGCCTTCAAAAGCCAATGTTATTTGGAGACAG gttttatacatttatttgctCTGTCTGCAGTTCTGGACCTGAATACCTCAAACGTCTACCATTACAGTG GGTAGATATAGCACACTTATGCCTTTACAACCTAAGTGTTATTCACAAGAAGAAATACTTTGATTCTGAACTTGAGCTTATGACATACATTAATGAAAACTGGGATAGATTGCACCCTGGAGAG agaggaaggaagagggacagagaattagaaacatcaatgagagagaaacatcaatcagctgcctcctgcacaccccctactggggatgtgcctgcaaccaag CTGGCAGACACACCAAAATCTGAAAGATATGAGCATGTTCTGGAGGCATTAAATGATTACAAGACCAT gtttATGTctgggaaagaaataaagaagaagaagcatTTGTTTGGGTTGCGAATTCGTGTTCCTCCTGTGCCACCAAATGTGGCTTTCAAAGCAGAGAAAGAACCTGAAGGAACATCCcatgaatttaaaattaaaggcaGAAAGGCATCCAAACCTATGTCTGATTCAAG ggaAGTAAGCAATGgcatagaaaaaaaaggaaagaaaaaatctgTAGGTCGTCCACCTGGTCCATATACAAGAAAAATGATTCAGAAAACTGCTGAGCCGTCTTTG GATAAGGAATCAATTTCAGAAAATCCTACCTTGGATTTACCTTGTTCTATAGG GAGAACTGAGGGATCTGCACATTCATCTAATACCTCAGATGTGGAATTCACGGGTGCTTCCAGTGCAAAAGAAACTACCTCGTCTAGCATTGCCAGGCATTATGG tTTATCtgactccagaaaaagaactcgTACAGGAAGATCTTGGCCTGCTGCGATCCCTCATTTACGGAGGCGGAGGGGTCGTCTTCCAAGAAGAGCACTccagactcagaactcagaaatTGTAAAAGACGATGAAGGCAAAGAGGATTACCAATTTGATGAACTCAACACAGAGATTTTGAATAACTTAGCAGATCAGGAGTTACAACTCACTCATCTAAAAAACTCCATTACCAGTTATTTTGGTGCTGCAGGTAGAATAGCATGTGGTGAAAAATACCGAGTGTTGGCTCGTCGGGTGACACTTGATGGAAAGGTGCAGTATCTTGTGGAATGGGAAGGAGCAACTGCATCCTGA
- the MTF2 gene encoding metal-response element-binding transcription factor 2 isoform X2, with translation MRPIFPEDALCETLLWKLMLPRDSTGAGNSLVHKRSPLRRNQKTPTSLTKLSLQDGYKVKKPACKFEEGQDVLARWSDGLFYLGTIKKINILKQSCFIIFEDSSKSWVLWKDIQTGATGSGEMVCTICQEEYSEAPNEMVICDKCGQGYHQLCHTPHIDSSVIDSDEKWLCRQCVFATTTKRGGALKKGPNAKALQVMKQTLPYSVADLEWDAGHKTNVQQCYCYCGGPGDWYLKMLQCCKCKQWFHEACVQCLQKPMLFGDRFYTFICSVCSSGPEYLKRLPLQWVDIAHLCLYNLSVIHKKKYFDSELELMTYINENWDRLHPGELADTPKSERYEHVLEALNDYKTMFMSGKEIKKKKHLFGLRIRVPPVPPNVAFKAEKEPEGTSHEFKIKGRKASKPMSDSREVSNGIEKKGKKKSVGRPPGPYTRKMIQKTAEPSLDKESISENPTLDLPCSIGRTEGSAHSSNTSDVEFTGASSAKETTSSSIARHYGLSDSRKRTRTGRSWPAAIPHLRRRRGRLPRRALQTQNSEIVKDDEGKEDYQFDELNTEILNNLADQELQLTHLKNSITSYFGAAGRIACGEKYRVLARRVTLDGKVQYLVEWEGATAS, from the exons AGACTCTACAGGGGCAGGTAATTCACTGGTCCACAAGCGGTCTCCTTTACGTCGAAACCAAAAGACCCCAACATCCTTGACCAAGCTGTCTTTACAGGATGGATATAAAGTCAAAAAGCCAGCATGTAAATTTGAAGAGGGTCAGGATGTCCTAGCTAGATGGTCAGATGGCTTGTTTTATCTTGGAACTATCAAAAAG ATAAACATATTGAAACAGAGCTGCTTCATCATTTTTGAAGACAGTTCTAAATCCTGGGTtctctggaaggacatccaaacAG gaGCCACTGGAAGTGGGGAAATGGTCTGTACAATATGTCAGGAAGAGTATTCAGAAGCTCCCAATGAAATGGTTATATGTGATAAGTGTGGCCAAG GATATCATCAGTTGTGTCACACACCTCACATTGATTCCAGTGTGATTGATTCAGATGAAAAATGGCTCTGTCGACAGTGTGtttttgcaacaacaacaaag AGGGGTGGTGCGCTTAAGAAAGGACCAAATGCCAAAGCATTGCAAGTCATGAAGCAGACATTACCCTATAGTGTGGCAGACCTTGAATGGGATGCAGGTCATAAAACCAATGTCCAGCAATGTTACTGCTATTGTGGAGGCCCTGGAGA CTGGTATTTAAAGATGCTACAGTGCTGCAAATGTAAGCAGTGGTTTCACGAGGCTTGTGTGCAATGCCTTCAAAAGCCAATGTTATTTGGAGACAG gttttatacatttatttgctCTGTCTGCAGTTCTGGACCTGAATACCTCAAACGTCTACCATTACAGTG GGTAGATATAGCACACTTATGCCTTTACAACCTAAGTGTTATTCACAAGAAGAAATACTTTGATTCTGAACTTGAGCTTATGACATACATTAATGAAAACTGGGATAGATTGCACCCTGGAGAG CTGGCAGACACACCAAAATCTGAAAGATATGAGCATGTTCTGGAGGCATTAAATGATTACAAGACCAT gtttATGTctgggaaagaaataaagaagaagaagcatTTGTTTGGGTTGCGAATTCGTGTTCCTCCTGTGCCACCAAATGTGGCTTTCAAAGCAGAGAAAGAACCTGAAGGAACATCCcatgaatttaaaattaaaggcaGAAAGGCATCCAAACCTATGTCTGATTCAAG ggaAGTAAGCAATGgcatagaaaaaaaaggaaagaaaaaatctgTAGGTCGTCCACCTGGTCCATATACAAGAAAAATGATTCAGAAAACTGCTGAGCCGTCTTTG GATAAGGAATCAATTTCAGAAAATCCTACCTTGGATTTACCTTGTTCTATAGG GAGAACTGAGGGATCTGCACATTCATCTAATACCTCAGATGTGGAATTCACGGGTGCTTCCAGTGCAAAAGAAACTACCTCGTCTAGCATTGCCAGGCATTATGG tTTATCtgactccagaaaaagaactcgTACAGGAAGATCTTGGCCTGCTGCGATCCCTCATTTACGGAGGCGGAGGGGTCGTCTTCCAAGAAGAGCACTccagactcagaactcagaaatTGTAAAAGACGATGAAGGCAAAGAGGATTACCAATTTGATGAACTCAACACAGAGATTTTGAATAACTTAGCAGATCAGGAGTTACAACTCACTCATCTAAAAAACTCCATTACCAGTTATTTTGGTGCTGCAGGTAGAATAGCATGTGGTGAAAAATACCGAGTGTTGGCTCGTCGGGTGACACTTGATGGAAAGGTGCAGTATCTTGTGGAATGGGAAGGAGCAACTGCATCCTGA